The Ahaetulla prasina isolate Xishuangbanna chromosome 13, ASM2864084v1, whole genome shotgun sequence genomic interval ttaccatactctctgggcagtttacaacgtCAGCctctgccccccaacaatctgggtcctcatttcgctgacctcagaaggatggaaagctgagtcaaccttgatccggtgagactcgaactgctgaacggctggcagtcggcagtcaaatgcaatactgcattctacccgctgtgccaccacggctgttGCCCGCCAATGCGGCAAGATagatcgtaaaatgaggcaaaattcacttaacaaatatttcactcagCAACTGAAATTTCAGGCTCAGttacggtcataaatcaaggactacctgttatgtGCTGGCGGTCCTTTCCCAGCGATAAGAAACCgaaagggagggtgggtgggtgagaggaATTAACGTGGAGCCCCGAACGTGACTTACCAGGCCCTCATTATCGTCCGATGTCCTCTGATAATGTGCTGCTAGGGCGATATAGTCCAAGGCCTGTTTATTACATTCAAAACACTTTAATCCATAACGAATGAGTCTCAAAGGGTCTGTGTAAAGAGGCAGGGCTGGCTGGGTAGCGCTCGTGCTGCCCGCCCCACTTCCTGGGGTCACGCAGGGCTTCTGGGGCAGAGAGGACAACCGTGCGGTGGGTGGGCTCGACGAGGCCGACGAGCTGGTGGGGGACGGCGAGAACATTTGGTCTACATTAATGGGTTTCATGAAGAGCTGCGAACACTGCATGATGAAGCCTTTGCTCTTGTGATCCCGCGCGTGTTTGAGCAAGCTGCATTTGTTGAAGAACAGCAGTGTGGCCGAACACTGGGTGCACACGACTTCGATGTGCACGCTCCTCCGGCTGTAATGTTGCGTCAGGCTTTTTTCTAAGGCAAACGAATCCCCACATTCCAGGCAGCCGTAGCCGGCGGCAGGAACGTGAATACTGCTCTCGAGGGGAGGGCTGAGGTTGGGCGTGTAGATTGGCACTGGGTTGGCACCGTGCAACACTTTGTTGAACGCCTCGACCACGAGCGGGGCGGTCTTCTTGACCTGCTGCATCAGCGGCACCGTCACCTGGGTCGGTTGGGACTGGCCGCGCCGCTGCACGGAGGACCTGGCTGCCACCGATGCAGCCACACTGTGGGGCACCAGGTTGAGATTGGCCAGGTGCACGGCCTTGGGGAGGAGGCTGGCGGGGTTGCAGACCTGGGCCGCGGTGCCCGGCTGCTGCTTTTTGCTCAACGGCTGTCCCACAAGACCTACTTTCGTCGTCCCGCTGTTGGCCACATGCGACGCACTGGGGATGTCGCTTAAGGGAATGTCTGAAATCAAAGGGTTGATTTGGGGGCTGGCTAAATTTGGTTCCGGGGTGGTTGCTTTTGCAAAATCCTTGCCTGGCTCGGCTTCCAGGGAAGAGGCCGCTTCTGGAGAAGGGAAGGATTCAACCATTGAGCCGTCTGCAGGCGAATCGTGAGGAGATTTGCCCAGTTCGTCTGCTTCGGGCAAGATTCTCGTGACCATCCTTTTAATTTCACCCGAAGAGGTTTTGATGGTCTTGATCCGGACTTTGGGAATGGCCGGAGGGGAGCCGGTGGCCACTGAAGGAGAACCTTTGCCGCTGCTGTCGCTGCACACGCTCCGGGGAGAGTCGGGCTGCTTGTTGACCTTTCTCACTATTTCCAGTGGGCTTCTGGGGCTCTTGGGCGATTTGGGCATTTTGGGGCTCCCCTTCATGCCATCCTTAAAGGAGGCGGGAGGTTCTCTGGTCACGTTCACCTGATCCTCCTTGGATATACCCGCCACCTTTTTGGCTTGGAGGGCTACCAGGGCAGCGACGCAAGAGGAGAGTTTGGAGTGAGTGGGCTTGAGACGCTGGCGAGGTGGGACGGAGGAAGAGAAGGTCATCTCGGGCACAGAACCTTTACCTTCCCCCAGGTTATTGCCATGGAAGTGGCCAAGAGGAAGCCCTTCACCAAAGGAACCGTGGGTGTCCATGAGATCTTTGCCAGCCCCGTCACATTTCTCTGGACTTTTGTCATGCTCTCTCTTGGTGGCGACGTCAGCCCTGTTCTCCTGAAGGCCGTGTAGGTCGATCTTCGGGTCTCTTTTACAATATTGATCAAACATACTCAGCTCCGGTTCGGGCAGTTTCTTACTTAAGAGATCTAGCAGCGATGGGCCAGTGGATATAAACCTACTGAATTCCGGTTCCGGCAGGGTCCTACTGAGCAAATCTAACACGGACGAGCCTGACGGAATATacatgggatggggtgggaaatAAGGAGTTTGGGCAAGTTTAGGTTTGTCTACAATACTGTTTTCTTTGAGGACGTCGTCCGGCTCCGGGCTGGAGATGGGACTGAACTGACTAAAAGTCGGTAAAGGCTCCGATTTGGCGGGTTCCAACTTCTCTGGGTAGTTCCTCAAGCCGTCCCCATTGACGAACGCCGAATCGAATTTCCTATAGCCGTGAGTCTCCAGTGGCAGATCCGAGCTGCGGAATCCGTTGTGCAACAGGCCCGGTGCGAGGTGGTTGCCATCCTTTTCTGCCTCGAAGGACTCCTGGCGACAAGTGTTTTTCACAATGACGCTCACGACGGGAACGTCGGAGGCCGGAGGGGCAGCATGGGACAAAGCGGCGTTTTCCTCTATGCCGATGCCTGTCTGCTTGAGATGGTTGTCGTTCTCCTCGCCGGCTGTCTGGATGGCTTCCTTGGCGTCAAGGCTGGTTGGGTCAGGAATGTCGAAAGCAGCCAACAGATCATCGAAGTCGGGAGTTTTCATGTCCCCCATGATGAAAACTACGAATCAAAAAAAAAGGCCATCAGAAGCGACTGGGAATGTACATTTCCtacaaatacaggcagtccttgacttacaaccattctttaaattcgaagttacaacagcactttaaaaaaagtgacttatggctgttttttacacttacaacctcTGTAGCattcttgtggtcatgtgatcaaaatttggacaccccCCCCcttggtaactggctcatatttataatgTTTGCAGCGTCCCAGGATCGTGTGATTCTCCTTTTGGGactttctgccaagcaaagtcaatggggaagctaggttCACTCAACCGCCGTGTTTACTA includes:
- the ZNF592 gene encoding zinc finger protein 592, with protein sequence MGDMKTPDFDDLLAAFDIPDPTSLDAKEAIQTAGEENDNHLKQTGIGIEENAALSHAAPPASDVPVVSVIVKNTCRQESFEAEKDGNHLAPGLLHNGFRSSDLPLETHGYRKFDSAFVNGDGLRNYPEKLEPAKSEPLPTFSQFSPISSPEPDDVLKENSIVDKPKLAQTPYFPPHPMYIPSGSSVLDLLSRTLPEPEFSRFISTGPSLLDLLSKKLPEPELSMFDQYCKRDPKIDLHGLQENRADVATKREHDKSPEKCDGAGKDLMDTHGSFGEGLPLGHFHGNNLGEGKGSVPEMTFSSSVPPRQRLKPTHSKLSSCVAALVALQAKKVAGISKEDQVNVTREPPASFKDGMKGSPKMPKSPKSPRSPLEIVRKVNKQPDSPRSVCSDSSGKGSPSVATGSPPAIPKVRIKTIKTSSGEIKRMVTRILPEADELGKSPHDSPADGSMVESFPSPEAASSLEAEPGKDFAKATTPEPNLASPQINPLISDIPLSDIPSASHVANSGTTKVGLVGQPLSKKQQPGTAAQVCNPASLLPKAVHLANLNLVPHSVAASVAARSSVQRRGQSQPTQVTVPLMQQVKKTAPLVVEAFNKVLHGANPVPIYTPNLSPPLESSIHVPAAGYGCLECGDSFALEKSLTQHYSRRSVHIEVVCTQCSATLLFFNKCSLLKHARDHKSKGFIMQCSQLFMKPINVDQMFSPSPTSSSASSSPPTARLSSLPQKPCVTPGSGAGSTSATQPALPLYTDPLRLIRYGLKCFECNKQALDYIALAAHYQRTSDDNEGLTCQVCQMLLPNKCSYCAHQRIHTHKSPYCCPECGAICRSAYFQTHVKENCLHYSRKVGYRCSHCGVVFMSQAMLKVHIHEKHCEVFHKCSFCPMAFKSADSTTAHINSQHPAEPHKTSQVIYKCSCETVFNKKRLLQEHFQQNANRLMVGVFKCPHCQLVYMQKLQLMQHVKSIHGVPENPEDFTSARQKVETTVTSSPVLPTSKELSIVNGTSQPTSLPTKGGSPESKPKSKTGSWTCRVCSQSIPDRETYVSHMRKSHGKNMKRFPCRQCERSFGASNSLHRHVRNNHDTAKKLYPCWYCTDEIQTFPQPSMLESHMSLMHGIKNPDLSQISKDLTKTKSPKRVTADGPSPMEASASGSDDPPAKKLKAARWKCAKCGFATGTETEFLEHIPRHKSDSSTYQCLLCGLCYTSHLSLNRHLFIVHKVKDPEEEEEEEEEEEEEVEEEEEEPEQENAKKIPEMETRENGLGEASSETSHSRAKGDPSKNKDSECDPAPCSKEKSSSQNKPTKSPSI